In Rathayibacter sp. VKM Ac-2762, one DNA window encodes the following:
- a CDS encoding sugar ABC transporter substrate-binding protein yields the protein MRRRFIPLAAVLASTAALTGCSGFGGGGGGSADADSITFTTWASESEQAAFESLITDFEAEYEGASVELNVVPYDQMFSNIDAQLSSGEAPDVFRVDYGNLGVYSSQEQLLDLTDRIDDFDSFTPAFQEAVSFEGKPYGVPHQTDVSALLVNTQLLAWAGITDVPTTADEAWTWEEFADASAKLRASLPAEQYPFVYNWQLGGTPRWLSWLFEADGTLLEEDGTTPAIDSAAGAKALDFTKSFFDNDWVPPTSSVKSATYADSFFTEQTAAMAFAGSFLVPDIDDLADFEWTATPMPVDERGATDLGGNALVATADTDNPELATEFLSFMTQADTMAEFCAATNELPTRSDIDPASIDFAVRPDVMPVFVEQAATITPRDVQQLTSPFLAKISVAMQDQLEEAFVGGRSTEETLSGLDAAIQQATS from the coding sequence ATGCGCAGACGATTCATCCCTCTCGCCGCCGTCCTGGCGTCGACCGCCGCCCTCACCGGCTGCAGCGGCTTCGGCGGAGGAGGCGGCGGTTCGGCCGACGCCGACTCGATCACCTTCACCACCTGGGCCAGCGAGTCCGAGCAGGCGGCCTTCGAGTCGCTGATCACCGACTTCGAGGCCGAGTACGAGGGGGCGAGCGTCGAGCTCAACGTCGTCCCCTACGACCAGATGTTCAGCAACATCGACGCGCAGCTGTCGTCGGGCGAGGCCCCCGACGTGTTCCGCGTCGACTACGGCAACCTCGGCGTCTACTCCAGCCAGGAGCAGCTGCTCGACCTGACCGACCGGATCGACGACTTCGACTCCTTCACGCCCGCGTTCCAGGAGGCCGTCTCCTTCGAAGGGAAGCCCTACGGCGTCCCGCACCAGACCGACGTGTCGGCGCTGCTGGTGAACACGCAGCTGCTCGCGTGGGCCGGCATCACCGACGTGCCGACCACCGCCGACGAGGCGTGGACCTGGGAGGAGTTCGCCGACGCCTCCGCGAAGCTGCGCGCGAGCCTGCCCGCCGAGCAGTACCCGTTCGTCTACAACTGGCAGCTCGGCGGCACGCCCCGCTGGCTGAGCTGGCTGTTCGAGGCCGACGGCACGCTCCTGGAGGAGGACGGCACCACTCCGGCGATCGACTCCGCCGCCGGCGCGAAGGCGCTGGACTTCACGAAGAGCTTCTTCGACAACGACTGGGTCCCGCCGACCAGCTCGGTGAAGTCCGCCACCTACGCCGACTCCTTCTTCACGGAGCAGACCGCGGCGATGGCGTTCGCCGGGTCCTTCCTCGTGCCGGACATCGACGACCTCGCCGACTTCGAGTGGACCGCCACGCCGATGCCCGTCGACGAGCGCGGCGCGACCGACCTCGGCGGCAACGCCCTCGTCGCCACGGCCGACACCGACAACCCGGAGCTCGCGACCGAGTTCCTCTCGTTCATGACGCAGGCCGACACCATGGCCGAGTTCTGCGCGGCGACGAACGAGCTGCCCACCCGGTCCGACATCGACCCCGCGTCGATCGACTTCGCGGTGCGCCCGGACGTGATGCCCGTGTTCGTCGAGCAGGCCGCGACGATCACCCCGCGGGACGTGCAGCAGCTCACTTCGCCGTTCCTCGCGAAGATCTCGGTCGCGATGCAGGACCAGCTCGAGGAGGCGTTCGTCGGCGGACGCAGCACCGAGGAGACCCTCTCCGGCCTCGATGCGGCCATCCAGCAGGCGACCAGCTGA
- a CDS encoding FAD-binding domain-containing protein, with the protein MFIPTRAAGLEALDDFVARAGSAYARDRNHDLGPSRDNVSGLSPYLRHRLVTEREVVAAVLARHRLTAAEKFVQEVFWRTYWKGWLEQNPDVWRRYRREVADSSAGDPPPGYLDAIGGRSGIDAMDAWVSELVETGYLHNHTRMWFASIWIFTLGLPWQLGADFFYRHLLDGDAASNTLSWRWVAGLQTPGKTYLASASNIARYTEGRFSPSGLATTAPALTEEPFPPRAPLEQDDVVGTVGARPGLLLHEEDLEAESLLAEQPGLAERLVACAVAGDAGGRSPSGVSDAVAAFTAAALADAAERTSDSSGRPARVLADARAATVVDWAVSERIDTVVVPYAPVGPVGERVETLRSALADEGVALVTVRRRWDGAAWPSASRGFFPFRKRIPALVRDLVEPADAARLF; encoded by the coding sequence ATGTTCATCCCGACCAGAGCCGCCGGTCTCGAGGCGCTCGACGACTTCGTCGCCCGCGCGGGCTCCGCCTACGCCCGCGACCGCAACCACGACCTCGGACCGTCCCGGGACAACGTCTCCGGACTCTCGCCCTACCTCCGCCACCGCCTCGTCACCGAGCGGGAGGTCGTCGCCGCGGTCCTCGCGCGGCATCGCCTGACCGCCGCGGAGAAGTTCGTGCAGGAGGTGTTCTGGCGCACCTACTGGAAGGGCTGGCTCGAGCAGAACCCGGATGTCTGGCGCCGCTACCGCCGCGAGGTGGCGGACTCCTCCGCGGGCGATCCTCCGCCCGGCTACCTCGACGCGATCGGCGGACGCAGCGGCATCGACGCGATGGACGCGTGGGTGAGCGAGCTCGTCGAGACCGGGTACCTCCACAACCACACCCGCATGTGGTTCGCGAGCATCTGGATCTTCACCCTCGGACTGCCCTGGCAGCTCGGCGCCGACTTCTTCTACCGGCACCTGCTCGACGGCGACGCCGCGTCCAACACCCTGTCGTGGCGATGGGTCGCCGGCCTGCAGACTCCCGGCAAGACCTACCTCGCCTCCGCGTCCAACATCGCCCGCTACACGGAGGGGCGCTTCTCGCCGAGCGGCCTCGCCACCACAGCCCCCGCGCTGACGGAGGAGCCCTTCCCGCCGCGGGCACCGCTCGAGCAGGACGACGTCGTGGGGACCGTCGGCGCCCGCCCCGGCCTCCTGCTGCACGAGGAGGACCTCGAGGCGGAGAGCCTGCTCGCCGAGCAGCCGGGTCTGGCCGAGCGCCTCGTCGCGTGCGCCGTCGCCGGGGACGCGGGCGGGCGCTCGCCGTCCGGAGTCTCCGACGCGGTCGCCGCCTTCACCGCCGCGGCGCTCGCCGACGCCGCCGAGCGCACCTCCGACTCCAGCGGTCGGCCGGCGCGGGTGCTGGCGGACGCGCGTGCCGCGACGGTCGTCGACTGGGCGGTCTCCGAGCGGATCGACACGGTGGTCGTTCCGTACGCGCCGGTCGGGCCCGTCGGGGAGCGGGTGGAGACGCTCCGCTCGGCTCTCGCCGACGAGGGGGTCGCGCTCGTCACCGTGCGCCGCCGCTGGGACGGCGCGGCGTGGCCGTCGGCGTCGCGGGGATTCTTCCCGTTCCGGAAGCGGATCCCGGCGCTGGTGCGCGACCTCGTCGAGCCCGCCGACGCGGCCCGCCTGTTCTGA
- a CDS encoding ChaB family protein, producing MPREEQIPSTIERSDEHAQKLWSAAHDSAVDSYGDGERAHRTAFAALKHEYEKVGDHWERKAESGPSDSRAEGHGRSPGGETAGGVDANATKAHLMDLAKRLDVSGRSRMTKAELVEALQKESTRRTRDAR from the coding sequence ATGCCCCGCGAGGAACAGATCCCGTCCACCATCGAGCGCTCCGACGAGCACGCGCAGAAGCTCTGGTCGGCCGCGCACGACTCGGCCGTCGACAGCTACGGCGACGGCGAGCGCGCCCACCGCACGGCCTTCGCCGCGCTGAAGCACGAGTACGAGAAGGTCGGCGACCACTGGGAGCGCAAGGCCGAGAGCGGCCCCTCCGACTCCCGCGCCGAGGGCCACGGCCGCTCCCCCGGGGGCGAGACGGCGGGCGGAGTGGACGCGAACGCCACGAAGGCGCACCTGATGGACCTCGCCAAGCGCCTGGACGTCTCCGGCCGCTCGCGCATGACGAAGGCCGAGCTCGTCGAGGCCCTGCAGAAGGAGAGCACCCGCCGGACGCGCGACGCGCGGTGA
- a CDS encoding carbohydrate ABC transporter permease, with the protein MSSSTVTTPAAVAAATARETPRRRPSRRDGSRSGLVVRLVVAIVASAVVFFPLYWMLVIAFSPRGEVFAPGPPRFWPSEISFENFATVFARFPVGEWFVNSVVIGVFVTVFTVVVNLLAGWGFARLRFPGRNLLFLLALATMMIPVQAIMVAQFKLVTGLQIYGTYWSVILPGAAAAFGIFLARQFFLSIPEELIEAARIDGAGHLRVFLQIVLPLSKPLIAVLILLTLLGSWNDFAWPLIALKDNELFTLPIGLLYLKGQSTPDYSASMALALVSVLPMVLLFLCFQRYFVQGFARSGIR; encoded by the coding sequence ATGTCGTCCTCCACCGTCACCACGCCCGCCGCGGTCGCCGCGGCCACCGCCCGCGAGACCCCGCGCCGGCGTCCCTCCCGCCGCGACGGCTCCCGCTCCGGACTCGTCGTCCGCCTCGTCGTCGCGATCGTCGCCTCGGCGGTCGTGTTCTTCCCGCTGTACTGGATGCTCGTCATCGCCTTCTCGCCGCGCGGCGAGGTGTTCGCGCCCGGCCCGCCCCGCTTCTGGCCGAGCGAGATCTCGTTCGAGAACTTCGCGACGGTGTTCGCGCGCTTCCCCGTGGGCGAGTGGTTCGTCAACTCGGTCGTGATCGGGGTGTTCGTCACGGTGTTCACCGTCGTGGTGAACCTGCTGGCCGGCTGGGGCTTCGCGCGGCTGCGCTTCCCGGGGCGGAACCTGCTGTTCCTGCTCGCACTGGCCACGATGATGATCCCGGTGCAGGCGATCATGGTCGCGCAGTTCAAGCTCGTGACCGGACTGCAGATCTACGGCACCTACTGGTCGGTGATCCTGCCCGGAGCAGCGGCGGCCTTCGGGATCTTCCTCGCCCGGCAGTTCTTCCTCTCCATCCCGGAGGAGCTGATCGAGGCGGCGCGGATCGACGGCGCCGGCCACCTGCGGGTGTTCCTGCAGATCGTGCTGCCGCTCTCGAAGCCGCTGATCGCCGTCCTGATCCTGCTGACTCTGCTCGGCAGCTGGAACGACTTCGCCTGGCCGCTGATCGCCCTGAAGGACAACGAGCTGTTCACGCTGCCGATCGGCCTGCTCTACCTCAAGGGCCAGTCGACGCCGGACTACAGCGCGAGCATGGCGCTGGCGCTGGTGTCGGTGCTGCCGATGGTGCTGCTGTTCCTGTGCTTCCAGCGCTACTTCGTGCAGGGGTTCGCGCGCAGCGGCATCCGGTGA
- a CDS encoding D-arabinono-1,4-lactone oxidase, giving the protein MTSRSNWAGTYEYRAAAIIEPESVEEVQRLVRENERVRALGSRHSFNSLPDTPGALLHLGRLASDPVIDAEASTVTVGGATRYGVVAAHLHSNGYALHNMGSLPHISVAGAIATGTHGSGDRNANLSSAVSALELVTADGSLRTIRRGEPGFEGVVVGLGAFGIVTRVTLDIQPTFDVRQDAFVDLPWERVLDDFDAITSSAYSVSLMTHWSSPTVEQLWLKTKVAAGSVADVDATHLGAVAASASLFAVSEGVDSNLNPFGGSVGPWSERLPHFRLDREPSAGDEIQSEYMVPRANVREAIVALRAIGERIDDVLLITELRTMAGDDQWLSPAGGRDSVGVHFTFKKDRAGVDAVLPAVEGALLPLGARPHWGKHFLAGADEIAPLYPHLEEWRTLRSEWDPSGRFASDFLRDRLLG; this is encoded by the coding sequence ATGACCTCACGGAGCAACTGGGCGGGCACCTACGAGTACCGCGCCGCCGCCATCATCGAGCCGGAGTCCGTCGAGGAGGTGCAGCGCCTCGTCCGCGAGAACGAGCGCGTCCGCGCCCTCGGCAGCCGCCACTCCTTCAACTCCCTGCCCGACACCCCCGGCGCACTGCTGCACCTGGGCCGCCTGGCCTCCGACCCCGTGATCGACGCCGAGGCGAGCACCGTCACCGTCGGCGGCGCCACCCGCTACGGCGTCGTCGCCGCACACCTGCACAGCAACGGCTACGCCCTGCACAACATGGGCTCGCTCCCGCACATCTCGGTCGCCGGCGCCATCGCGACCGGCACCCACGGCTCGGGCGACCGCAACGCGAACCTCTCCTCCGCCGTCTCGGCGCTCGAGCTCGTCACCGCCGACGGCTCGCTGCGCACGATCCGCCGCGGGGAGCCGGGCTTCGAGGGCGTCGTCGTCGGCCTCGGCGCCTTCGGCATCGTCACCCGCGTGACCCTCGACATCCAGCCGACCTTCGACGTCCGCCAGGACGCGTTCGTCGACCTGCCCTGGGAGCGCGTGCTCGACGACTTCGACGCGATCACCTCCTCCGCCTACAGCGTCAGCCTCATGACCCACTGGTCCTCGCCGACGGTGGAGCAGCTGTGGCTGAAGACCAAGGTGGCGGCGGGATCCGTCGCCGACGTCGACGCGACGCACCTGGGCGCGGTCGCCGCCTCCGCGAGCCTCTTCGCCGTCTCGGAGGGTGTCGACTCCAACCTGAATCCGTTCGGCGGCTCCGTCGGACCGTGGTCCGAGCGCCTGCCGCACTTCCGCCTCGACCGCGAGCCGAGCGCGGGCGACGAGATCCAGAGCGAGTACATGGTGCCGCGCGCGAACGTCCGCGAGGCGATCGTGGCGCTGCGCGCGATCGGCGAGCGGATCGACGACGTCCTGCTCATCACGGAGCTGCGGACCATGGCGGGCGACGACCAGTGGCTCTCCCCCGCCGGAGGCCGCGACAGCGTCGGCGTGCACTTCACCTTCAAGAAGGACCGCGCCGGCGTCGACGCCGTGCTCCCCGCCGTCGAGGGCGCGCTGCTGCCGCTCGGGGCCCGGCCGCACTGGGGCAAGCACTTCCTCGCCGGAGCCGACGAGATCGCGCCGCTCTACCCGCACCTCGAGGAGTGGCGCACCCTCCGCTCCGAGTGGGACCCCTCGGGCCGCTTCGCGAGCGACTTCCTCCGCGACCGCCTGCTCGGCTGA
- a CDS encoding aminoglycoside phosphotransferase family protein, translating to MDTIEEAGAWARALVRREFGVGLVDLEPVVGGLDHGARVWCAADGSGALWSVKASARDGRFGLALSASLGESGVPGVAAPHRASDGRPWAEDRGLRVSVAPWILGEDAVDSGEDALDWEGFGAVLRSVHDAEPPTLAPPVRRGIRRVRRPLADLLAETDERIDAQPESRPLLTALWRGNRSRLDALAGAERRLKRARTPTSRVPLHGDPHPGNVVIDESGRPWLIDFDEATVAPREADLLLIELGVIYSRPISDVQRSAFRAGYGEALIDDERIVRFGCVRAVEDVAATVALALADPEPEEREAAPVPASRLGRADSALPVPTPLDLLAGQLGSHGLVSLVETALRRPA from the coding sequence ATGGACACGATCGAGGAGGCGGGCGCCTGGGCGCGCGCTCTGGTGCGCCGCGAGTTCGGCGTCGGCCTCGTCGACCTGGAGCCCGTCGTCGGCGGACTCGACCACGGAGCGCGCGTCTGGTGCGCGGCCGACGGCTCCGGGGCGCTGTGGAGCGTCAAGGCGTCGGCCCGCGACGGGCGCTTCGGACTCGCGCTCTCGGCGTCGCTGGGAGAGTCGGGGGTGCCGGGCGTCGCGGCGCCGCACCGCGCCTCCGACGGGCGCCCCTGGGCGGAGGACCGCGGGCTGCGGGTCTCGGTCGCGCCGTGGATCCTCGGCGAGGACGCGGTCGACTCCGGCGAGGACGCCCTCGACTGGGAGGGGTTCGGCGCGGTCCTGCGCTCCGTGCACGACGCCGAGCCGCCGACCCTCGCGCCTCCCGTGCGGCGGGGCATCCGCCGTGTCCGCCGTCCGCTCGCCGACCTCCTCGCCGAGACCGACGAGAGGATCGACGCGCAGCCGGAGTCCCGCCCCCTCCTCACCGCGCTCTGGCGCGGTAACCGCTCCCGCCTCGACGCCCTCGCCGGCGCTGAGCGACGGCTGAAGCGCGCCCGCACGCCCACCTCCCGCGTGCCCCTCCACGGCGACCCGCATCCCGGCAACGTCGTCATCGACGAGAGCGGCCGCCCCTGGCTGATCGACTTCGACGAGGCCACCGTCGCCCCGCGGGAGGCCGACCTGCTCCTGATCGAGCTGGGCGTCATCTACTCGCGGCCGATCAGCGACGTGCAGCGCTCGGCGTTCCGCGCGGGCTACGGCGAGGCCCTGATCGACGACGAGCGGATCGTCCGCTTCGGCTGCGTCCGCGCGGTCGAGGACGTGGCCGCCACTGTCGCGCTGGCCCTCGCAGACCCGGAGCCGGAGGAGCGCGAGGCCGCTCCCGTGCCCGCCTCCCGCCTCGGCCGCGCCGACTCGGCGCTGCCCGTCCCCACTCCGCTCGACCTGCTCGCCGGCCAGCTCGGCTCGCACGGCCTCGTCTCGCTCGTCGAGACCGCCCTCCGCCGCCCCGCCTGA
- a CDS encoding DUF1345 domain-containing protein has product MSLLVTIVVVLLVLATGTPAPGDGAVDTTATLVPVYLLGRPLSTALSVGWSAASYSRLDEQALRSTAEEEARGERRLLSRMLGATGATGTTLPAAVPAAVPAIVVTVAIAQRTESRSEPLSIAAAALLTVASSWVLMVFSFAQACLRLESRSPRRSQVRFAFEEAPHFSDDATLALLLSTMAATVSAEIRSREGRRLVRANVVIASAFDSVIIAMTVSLLFGGLTA; this is encoded by the coding sequence GTGAGCCTCCTGGTCACGATCGTGGTGGTGCTGCTCGTCCTGGCGACGGGGACACCCGCTCCGGGCGACGGGGCCGTCGATACGACGGCGACCCTCGTTCCGGTGTACCTGCTCGGCCGGCCGCTCTCCACCGCCCTCTCCGTGGGCTGGAGCGCCGCCTCGTACTCGCGCCTCGACGAGCAGGCGCTGCGGAGCACCGCCGAGGAGGAGGCGCGCGGCGAGCGGCGCCTCCTCTCGCGGATGCTGGGGGCGACCGGGGCGACCGGCACGACGCTACCGGCGGCGGTGCCGGCGGCGGTGCCGGCGATCGTGGTCACGGTGGCGATCGCGCAGAGGACGGAGTCCCGCAGCGAGCCCCTCTCCATCGCCGCCGCCGCCCTGCTCACCGTCGCGAGCTCGTGGGTGCTGATGGTCTTCTCGTTCGCGCAGGCCTGCCTGCGCCTCGAGTCGCGGTCGCCCCGGCGGTCGCAGGTGCGCTTCGCCTTCGAGGAGGCGCCGCACTTCAGTGACGACGCGACCCTCGCGCTCCTGCTGTCCACGATGGCGGCCACGGTCTCGGCCGAGATCCGCTCGAGAGAGGGCCGGCGCCTGGTGCGCGCGAACGTCGTCATCGCGTCCGCCTTCGACTCGGTCATCATCGCGATGACGGTGTCGCTGCTGTTCGGCGGACTCACGGCCTGA
- a CDS encoding HNH endonuclease signature motif containing protein has protein sequence MTNSGDAVQAVEAVQAGETARTLDAVRALAGLATGLARSSAPVLLAGAVALYTAYRAALLVPESFARGSRLSRSEAGDLVERSIRAEFATALGMSERAASRRLEHARLLIEDLPETRTLLAEARILWEAGEVVCAAAATLPAPSRAPFDERAAAAALTQTPTQLRRTVARLRDELHEQPFTERHARAREDRSVWLGAEADGMATLCALLPAPVAVGAYNRLDRIARSLRDGADAAGIGFGAGAGAGAGAGAGAGAGAGAGAGAGAGAGASASASASGSASASASATATAQSGAGARGDAPVAVGARTDAGAGAGAGAGAGAGAGAGAGAGAGLGAETGGGAGGDADISLGDGRTLAQLRADALVDLLIDGDISADGSSGEGASAVRASGSGIHASVSGVRAGVRLTLAASTAVGLDDAPAELDGYGLVPADVARELVRTAATFTRVLTDPDTGVVTSVGRTLRVPPPRMRLQLQLRDRTCRFPGCTRSSSTAEADHTLEWRNGGETALGNLASLCVAHHHVRHGDRWTYALHPDGTVVWTTPTGRRITDRPRALPGAPLPPTRRPTPQSAQEPEPEPQPEQQPHPLSPRSSSSQLRSSRPSSPRPSPSLLSPTRPRFVDASPPF, from the coding sequence ATGACAAATTCGGGTGACGCGGTGCAGGCGGTCGAGGCGGTGCAGGCGGGCGAGACGGCGCGGACGCTCGACGCGGTGCGCGCGCTCGCCGGTCTCGCGACGGGGCTCGCCCGCTCCTCGGCACCGGTGCTGCTCGCGGGGGCGGTCGCCCTGTACACGGCGTACCGGGCGGCGCTGCTCGTCCCGGAGTCGTTCGCGCGGGGGAGTCGTCTCTCCCGGAGCGAGGCGGGAGACCTCGTGGAGCGCTCGATCCGAGCCGAGTTCGCGACTGCGCTCGGGATGTCGGAGCGCGCGGCGTCTCGGCGTCTCGAGCACGCTCGGCTCCTCATCGAGGACCTCCCAGAGACCCGCACCCTCCTGGCCGAGGCCCGGATCCTCTGGGAGGCCGGCGAGGTCGTCTGCGCCGCCGCCGCGACCCTCCCCGCTCCGTCGCGCGCGCCCTTCGACGAGCGGGCGGCCGCCGCGGCGCTCACGCAGACGCCCACCCAGCTCCGCCGGACCGTGGCGCGGTTGCGCGACGAGCTGCACGAGCAGCCGTTCACCGAACGCCACGCCCGCGCCCGCGAGGACCGCAGCGTGTGGCTCGGCGCCGAGGCCGACGGCATGGCCACGCTCTGTGCCCTGCTGCCGGCCCCGGTCGCGGTCGGCGCCTACAACCGTCTCGACCGGATCGCCCGCTCGCTCCGCGACGGGGCGGACGCGGCGGGGATCGGGTTCGGTGCAGGTGCAGGTGCAGGTGCAGGTGCAGGTGCAGGTGCAGGTGCAGGTGCAGGTGCAGGTGCAGGTGCAGGTGCAGGTGCAGGTGCGAGTGCGAGTGCGAGTGCGAGTGGGAGTGCGAGTGCGAGTGCGAGTGCGACTGCGACTGCACAGAGCGGTGCTGGTGCCCGTGGCGATGCTCCGGTGGCAGTCGGCGCGCGGACGGACGCTGGTGCTGGTGCTGGTGCTGGTGCTGGTGCTGGTGCTGGTGCTGGTGCTGGTGCTGGTGCCGGTGCCGGGCTCGGCGCGGAGACGGGTGGCGGCGCCGGTGGAGACGCTGACATCTCCCTCGGCGACGGCCGGACGCTCGCGCAGCTGCGGGCCGACGCCCTCGTCGATCTGCTCATCGACGGCGACATCTCCGCAGACGGATCCTCGGGAGAAGGAGCGAGCGCCGTCCGTGCCTCGGGCTCCGGAATCCACGCCTCGGTCTCCGGAGTCCGCGCCGGCGTGCGCCTCACCCTGGCCGCCAGCACCGCCGTCGGCCTCGACGACGCGCCGGCCGAACTCGACGGCTACGGTCTCGTCCCCGCCGACGTCGCCCGGGAGCTCGTCCGCACGGCGGCCACCTTCACGCGGGTGCTGACCGATCCGGACACGGGAGTGGTGACGTCGGTCGGCAGGACCCTCCGCGTCCCGCCCCCTCGGATGCGCCTCCAGCTGCAGCTGCGCGACCGGACCTGCCGGTTCCCCGGCTGCACCCGCTCGTCCTCGACGGCCGAGGCCGATCACACCCTCGAATGGCGGAACGGAGGCGAGACCGCCCTCGGCAACCTGGCCTCGCTCTGCGTCGCGCACCACCACGTCCGCCACGGCGACCGCTGGACCTACGCCCTCCATCCGGACGGCACCGTCGTCTGGACGACCCCCACCGGCCGTCGGATCACCGACCGACCACGGGCGCTGCCCGGGGCTCCGCTGCCGCCCACGCGACGACCGACGCCGCAGTCGGCGCAAGAACCGGAGCCGGAGCCGCAGCCGGAGCAGCAGCCGCACCCGCTGTCACCACGATCCTCGTCATCGCAGCTGAGGTCATCGCGACCGTCGTCACCTCGACCGTCGCCATCGCTGCTGTCGCCGACGCGGCCGCGGTTCGTGGACGCGTCTCCGCCGTTCTGA
- a CDS encoding sugar ABC transporter permease: MTATTLRGRAGSSARPRSARRREALAGFGFVGPNLLLMALFLFVPILWAIQLSFQESRGFGTPEWVGFANYLRMGADPVFWQSLGNTLLFTAVTVPLELAGGLGLAVLLNSVLPARGIFRTVIVLPLVISGVASGMIAVTIFSESSGIVNKVLSSLGASPVAWQSDGSAAMISVMLTAVWLRIGFNMVIYLAGLQSVSPELYEAARIDGATRWQQFRALTVPLVGPSTFFLLIMNVIASFQVFDIVFVMTGGGPGFSTSVLGTYAYRNGFQVREQGYGAALGVVILLVSLAFTYLQWRTSRTRDLVD; encoded by the coding sequence ATGACCGCCACCACCCTCCGCGGCCGGGCGGGCTCCTCCGCCCGGCCGCGGTCGGCCCGCAGGCGCGAGGCCCTCGCCGGCTTCGGCTTCGTCGGCCCGAACCTGCTCCTGATGGCGCTGTTCCTGTTCGTGCCGATCCTCTGGGCGATCCAGCTCTCGTTCCAGGAGTCGCGCGGCTTCGGCACGCCCGAGTGGGTCGGCTTCGCGAACTACCTGCGGATGGGCGCCGACCCGGTGTTCTGGCAGAGCCTGGGCAACACGCTCCTCTTCACCGCGGTCACCGTGCCGCTCGAGCTCGCCGGCGGCCTCGGCCTGGCCGTGCTGCTCAACTCCGTACTGCCCGCGCGCGGGATCTTCCGCACGGTGATCGTGCTGCCCCTGGTGATCTCGGGCGTCGCCTCCGGGATGATCGCGGTCACGATCTTCAGCGAGTCCTCGGGCATCGTGAACAAGGTGCTGAGCTCGCTGGGCGCCTCGCCGGTCGCCTGGCAGTCGGACGGCTCCGCGGCGATGATCTCGGTGATGCTGACCGCGGTGTGGCTGCGGATCGGCTTCAACATGGTGATCTACCTGGCGGGCCTGCAGAGCGTCTCGCCCGAGCTCTACGAGGCCGCACGGATCGACGGAGCGACGCGCTGGCAGCAGTTCCGAGCACTGACGGTGCCGCTGGTCGGCCCGTCCACCTTCTTCCTGCTGATCATGAACGTGATCGCCTCGTTCCAGGTCTTCGACATCGTCTTCGTGATGACGGGCGGCGGCCCCGGCTTCTCCACCTCGGTGCTCGGCACCTACGCGTACCGCAACGGCTTCCAGGTCCGCGAGCAGGGCTACGGCGCCGCGCTCGGCGTCGTCATCCTGCTGGTCTCCCTCGCCTTCACCTATCTGCAGTGGCGCACGAGCCGCACGCGCGATCTCGTCGACTAG